The Cellulomonas sp. S1-8 genome has a window encoding:
- a CDS encoding Rv0909 family putative TA system antitoxin — translation MGLDDLVNKAKGALSGREEQAKDALDKAAAAVKARTDDGTDSKVDEIVDKAKTYLDDQKKP, via the coding sequence ATGGGTCTCGACGACCTGGTGAACAAGGCGAAGGGTGCACTGTCCGGCCGCGAGGAGCAGGCCAAGGACGCCCTCGACAAGGCGGCCGCGGCCGTGAAGGCCCGCACCGACGACGGCACCGACTCGAAGGTCGACGAGATCGTCGACAAGGCCAAGACCTACCTGGACGACCAGAAGAAGCCCTGA
- a CDS encoding RDD family protein, producing MTTAQAPAPGWYDDGVTADVERWFDGHDWTEHTRPLPESALRPRPTAVGASAGSGGSATATAGGSAGGGSWAPAATSPWLPGEPIPGLEPVDAPALTSTAGGVASPWGGGDLPRLGSAAVFGGTGLPAAAWAPTGDPAHWGWRVLASTLDQLFVIPPYLVGLLYMQSTTTFGVDVTGRPTTVPTETGVTAFGVGALITLVLWFVNRIALQGRTGQSWGKRIVGLRLVHEDTDEPLGMWWAFVRDMAQFVNSVPLYLGWLWPLWDARRQTFTDKLSHALVLRDPR from the coding sequence GTGACGACAGCACAGGCTCCGGCCCCCGGGTGGTACGACGACGGCGTGACCGCCGACGTGGAGCGATGGTTCGACGGGCACGACTGGACCGAGCACACCCGTCCGCTGCCGGAGTCCGCCCTGCGCCCGCGCCCGACGGCCGTCGGTGCGTCCGCCGGGTCGGGTGGCAGTGCCACCGCGACGGCCGGGGGCAGCGCGGGGGGCGGCTCGTGGGCGCCCGCGGCGACCAGCCCGTGGCTGCCGGGGGAGCCGATCCCCGGTCTCGAGCCCGTGGACGCTCCCGCCCTGACCTCGACGGCGGGGGGCGTGGCGTCCCCGTGGGGTGGTGGCGACCTGCCGCGGCTCGGGTCGGCCGCCGTGTTCGGCGGGACCGGCCTGCCGGCCGCCGCGTGGGCGCCGACCGGGGACCCCGCCCACTGGGGGTGGCGCGTGCTCGCGTCCACCCTCGACCAGCTCTTCGTGATCCCGCCGTACCTCGTCGGCCTCCTGTACATGCAGTCCACGACGACCTTCGGGGTGGACGTGACCGGTCGGCCCACCACCGTGCCGACCGAGACCGGGGTGACGGCCTTCGGCGTGGGCGCGCTGATCACGCTCGTGCTGTGGTTCGTCAACCGCATCGCGCTGCAGGGCCGCACCGGGCAGTCGTGGGGCAAGCGGATCGTCGGGCTGCGGTTGGTGCACGAGGACACCGACGAGCCGCTGGGCATGTGGTGGGCGTTCGTGCGGGACATGGCGCAGTTCGTCAACAGCGTGCCGCTCTACCTCGGGTGGCTGTGGCCGCTGTGGGACGCGCGGCGCCAGACGTTCACCGACAAGCTCTCGCACGCGCTGGTCCTGCGCGACCCGCGCTGA
- a CDS encoding phage tail protein — protein MYEPYLGELRIFAGNFAPRNWAFCQGQLLPIQQNTALFSLLGTYYGGDGRVTFALPNLVDHSPVATGAGPGLQAFALGGRAGAASVTLTNAQMPAHTHPVPAVDAPGTRANPSGAAWAQSRRGRASERLYGPAAALVAMSPSAVVPTGGGQPHENMPPYLRINVCIALQGIFPSRP, from the coding sequence GTGTACGAGCCGTACCTCGGTGAGCTGCGGATCTTCGCGGGCAACTTCGCACCGCGGAACTGGGCGTTCTGCCAGGGGCAGCTGCTGCCGATCCAGCAGAACACCGCCCTGTTCTCGCTGCTGGGTACCTACTACGGCGGCGACGGCCGCGTCACGTTCGCGCTGCCCAACCTGGTCGACCACAGCCCCGTCGCCACGGGCGCAGGCCCGGGCCTGCAGGCGTTCGCCCTCGGGGGACGCGCCGGCGCGGCGAGCGTCACGCTGACGAACGCCCAGATGCCCGCCCACACCCACCCGGTCCCCGCCGTCGACGCGCCCGGCACCAGGGCCAACCCGTCCGGTGCCGCCTGGGCGCAGTCGCGCCGCGGCCGCGCGAGCGAGCGGCTGTACGGCCCGGCCGCGGCGCTCGTCGCGATGTCCCCCAGCGCGGTCGTCCCCACCGGCGGCGGCCAGCCGCACGAGAACATGCCGCCCTACCTGCGGATCAACGTCTGCATCGCCCTCCAGGGCATCTTCCCGTCCCGCCCCTGA
- a CDS encoding MFS transporter codes for MTGPDVPVAPRAGDPSAHAGDPAVRLDGLPVTRRHVRLLVGSGVGWMFDAMDVGLISFVIAQLAVVWGTDATSLGWVASAGFVGMAVGAALGGLLADRIGRRQVFALTLLVYGVATGASALAGSIAVLMALRFVVGLGLGAELPVASTLVSEFAPPRIRGRAVVLLESFWAVGWILAAVIGYLVVPVGDDGWRWALALGALPALYAVVVRRGLPESVRFLQAQGRHDEADRVVADLEASPALGHGGLTGAQVRDGAGGLPGVDADVPAGRPAAPASHGHTPAPAVDAADPAAADLAAADPAAAPVAAPPARARVADLWAPALRRRTTALWVVWFAVNFSYYGAFIWLPSLLAADGHTLVRSFGYTLIITLGQLPGYAAAAVLVETWGRRNTLAAFLAGSAVAAGLFAAASGDVQIVGAGLLLSFFNLGAWGALYAVTPELYPTRVRTTGAGWAAGIGRTASVLAPLAVPQLRELGGTTLLFTVFAAVFVVAALGATALPDHTGESLT; via the coding sequence GTGACCGGACCCGACGTCCCCGTCGCCCCGCGCGCAGGCGACCCGTCCGCGCACGCCGGCGACCCGGCCGTCCGCCTCGACGGGCTGCCCGTCACGCGGCGGCACGTCCGGCTGCTCGTCGGGTCCGGCGTGGGGTGGATGTTCGACGCGATGGACGTCGGGCTCATCTCGTTCGTCATCGCGCAGCTCGCCGTCGTGTGGGGCACCGACGCGACGTCCCTGGGCTGGGTCGCGTCCGCGGGGTTCGTCGGCATGGCGGTCGGCGCCGCGCTCGGCGGGCTGCTCGCCGACCGGATCGGCCGCCGCCAGGTGTTCGCGCTCACGCTGCTCGTCTACGGGGTCGCGACGGGGGCGTCGGCGCTCGCGGGCAGCATCGCCGTGCTCATGGCGCTGCGGTTCGTCGTCGGGCTCGGCCTGGGTGCCGAGCTGCCCGTCGCGTCCACCCTCGTCAGCGAGTTCGCGCCGCCGCGCATCCGCGGCCGGGCCGTCGTGCTGCTCGAGTCGTTCTGGGCCGTCGGCTGGATCCTCGCCGCCGTCATCGGGTACCTCGTCGTCCCGGTCGGCGACGACGGCTGGCGGTGGGCGCTCGCGCTCGGCGCCCTGCCCGCGCTGTACGCGGTCGTCGTACGCCGCGGGCTGCCCGAGTCCGTGCGCTTCCTGCAGGCGCAGGGCCGGCACGACGAGGCCGACCGTGTCGTCGCCGACCTCGAGGCGTCCCCGGCCCTCGGCCACGGGGGGCTCACGGGCGCGCAGGTGCGGGACGGCGCCGGGGGGCTGCCGGGCGTGGACGCGGACGTCCCGGCCGGCCGGCCCGCGGCACCGGCGTCGCACGGCCACACACCTGCGCCCGCCGTCGACGCTGCCGACCCCGCCGCTGCCGACCTCGCCGCTGCCGACCCCGCCGCCGCACCTGTCGCCGCGCCGCCTGCCCGGGCGCGCGTCGCCGACCTGTGGGCGCCCGCGCTGCGCCGTCGCACCACCGCACTGTGGGTCGTGTGGTTCGCCGTGAACTTCTCGTACTACGGGGCGTTCATCTGGCTGCCGTCGCTGCTCGCGGCCGACGGGCACACGCTCGTGCGGTCGTTCGGGTACACCCTGATCATCACGCTCGGGCAGCTTCCGGGGTACGCGGCCGCGGCGGTGCTCGTCGAGACGTGGGGACGGCGGAACACGCTCGCCGCGTTCCTCGCCGGGTCGGCGGTCGCCGCCGGGCTCTTCGCTGCCGCGTCCGGCGACGTGCAGATCGTCGGCGCAGGGCTGCTGCTGTCGTTCTTCAACCTGGGGGCGTGGGGCGCCCTCTACGCGGTCACCCCCGAGCTCTACCCGACGCGGGTGCGCACCACCGGCGCGGGCTGGGCCGCGGGGATCGGTCGCACCGCGTCCGTCCTCGCACCGCTCGCGGTCCCGCAGCTGCGCGAGCTGGGCGGCACGACCCTGCTGTTCACGGTGTTCGCCGCGGTGTTCGTCGTCGCGGCGCTGGGTGCCACGGCCCTCCCCGACCACACGGGCGAGTCCCTCACCTGA
- a CDS encoding phage tail protein — protein sequence MTGFVGEVRMFGAAYVPEGWVPCDGRLLSIAEYDVAYTIVGTTYGGDGVQTFAVPDLRGRTPLGAGAGPGREPRVLGQVGGQETVTLTSQQLPAHQHGLLASGAQATATAPDGGVAAVAADAAPYAAPQGSAALAPQALGSAGDGNAHENRSPVVAFTFGFCVWGIYPTGGDDDTTMGEVRLWAGTQLPPYWRVCDGALLPIATHQALFSILGTQYGGNGQTTFALPDLRGRAPVHAGYSRPVGETGGAENVTLLPSQLPPHTHQALATSSAATTPSPVGATWAAADRAQYAPSPQVAAAPTGTAGGSQPHPNMPPYTVLSFVIATQGVYPSRD from the coding sequence GTGACCGGGTTCGTCGGCGAGGTCCGGATGTTCGGTGCGGCGTACGTGCCCGAGGGCTGGGTGCCGTGCGACGGGCGTCTGCTCTCGATCGCCGAGTACGACGTCGCCTACACGATCGTCGGCACCACGTACGGCGGCGACGGCGTCCAGACGTTCGCCGTGCCCGACCTGCGCGGCCGCACACCGCTGGGTGCCGGTGCCGGCCCGGGCCGCGAGCCGCGCGTGCTCGGGCAGGTCGGTGGGCAGGAGACCGTCACGCTGACGAGCCAGCAGCTGCCCGCGCACCAGCACGGGCTGCTCGCGTCCGGCGCGCAGGCCACGGCGACCGCACCCGACGGCGGCGTCGCGGCCGTGGCCGCCGACGCCGCGCCCTACGCCGCACCGCAGGGGTCCGCCGCCCTCGCCCCGCAGGCGCTCGGCAGCGCGGGCGACGGGAACGCGCACGAGAACCGCTCGCCCGTGGTGGCGTTCACGTTCGGCTTCTGCGTCTGGGGCATCTACCCGACCGGGGGGGACGACGACACCACGATGGGCGAGGTCCGGCTGTGGGCCGGCACCCAGCTGCCCCCGTACTGGCGGGTCTGCGACGGTGCGCTGCTGCCCATCGCCACCCACCAGGCGCTGTTCTCCATCCTCGGCACGCAGTACGGCGGCAACGGGCAGACCACGTTCGCCCTCCCGGACCTGCGGGGCCGCGCCCCCGTGCACGCCGGGTACTCCCGGCCGGTGGGCGAGACGGGCGGAGCCGAGAACGTCACGCTCCTGCCCTCGCAGCTGCCCCCCCACACGCACCAGGCCCTCGCGACGTCGTCGGCCGCCACCACGCCGTCGCCCGTGGGCGCGACGTGGGCCGCGGCCGACCGCGCGCAGTACGCCCCGAGCCCGCAGGTCGCCGCCGCGCCCACCGGCACGGCCGGCGGCTCGCAGCCGCACCCCAACATGCCCCCGTACACGGTGCTGTCGTTCGTCATCGCGACGCAGGGCGTCTACCCGAGCCGGGACTAG